From a region of the Cucumis sativus cultivar 9930 chromosome 6, Cucumber_9930_V3, whole genome shotgun sequence genome:
- the LOC101202890 gene encoding ATPase family AAA domain-containing protein 1-B isoform X2: protein MQKLKSYLQSTSTPPPPRDLSTHADMEDIAKKERLRITEQLKRNKGTKYGACPRFTVGVKGQKVSIKFQVPPSCEVSHLIANLVSNLGLKVEETAGGSDMLLRAWDSPVAWQLTLSRPKSQKEAGENKGNSIEMDADDGDLTVLIFHSLITSDKTEIEFIKQGSLSTKELDSLVSVLQLAGGRLGESRSFERKSKEESTQMPSSEKSISSLEAMGVKVYGLDGPHLNSTKNEISWDNIAGYDQQKREIEDSILMTLHNPELFDDIAHGTRRKFESNKPRAVLFEGPPGTGKTSSARVIANQAGVPLVYVPLEVIMSKYYGESERLLGKVFSLANDLSTGAIIFLDEVDSFAISRDSEIHEATRRVLSVLLRQIDGFEQDRKVIVIAATNRKQDLDPALISRFDMMITFGLPDERNREEIAAQYAKQLTQPELKEFARNTEGMSGRDIRDICQQAERSWASKIIRGKVSKTGEHGILPPLEEYIECAMNRRKALQTIDDHEIKDPNRTKKTQLA from the exons ATGCAGAAGCTGAAGAG CTATCTGCAGTCTACTTCCACTCCACCGCCACCAAGGGACCTCTCTACCCATGCTGATATGGAGGACATTGCTAAGAAAGAAAGACTGAGAATAACTGAAcagttaaaaagaaacaaaggaaCGAAGTATGGTGCATGTCCGCGATTTACTGTTGGAGTGAAGGGGCAAAAG GTCAGTATCAAGTTTCAAGTTCCGCCCAGTTGTGAAGTTTCACATCTTATTGCAAATCTTGTATCAAATCTTGGactaaaagttgaagaaactGCTGGTGGTTCAGATATGTTATTGCGTGCATGGGACAG TCCAGTTGCTTGGCAACTAACTCTTAGCCGACCAAAAAGTCAGAAAGAAGCTGGAGAAAACAAGGGAAACTCAATAGAAATGGACGCTGACGATGGAGATCTAACTGTCCTAATATTTCATTCACTCATTACCTCAGATAAAACT GAAATTGAATTCATAAAGCAGGGAAGCTTGAGCACCAAAGAGCTTGATTCTTTGGTTTCTGTTTTACAATTAGCCGGTGGAAGGTTGGGAGAAAGTAGATCGTTTGAGAGAAAATCGAAGGAAGAGTCTACACAAATGCCATCTTCTGAAAAATCTATATCTAGTCTTGAAGCAATGGGTGTGAAAGTTTATGGACTTGACGGGCCTCATTTAAATTCCACTAAAAATGAGATATCCTGGGATAATATTGCTGGTTATGATCAACAAAAACG TGAAATAGAAGACTCCATACTGATGACTCTACATAATCCAGAATTATTTGATGATATAGCTCATGGGACTCGGCgcaaatttgaatcaaataaaccTCGGGCTGTTCTCTTTGAAGGGCCTCCAG GTACAGGCAAAACATCTTCTGCTCGTGTAATTGCAAATCAAGCT GGCGTCCCGTTGGTGTATGTACCACTTGAGGTTATCATGTCAAAGTACTATGGCGAAAGTGAACGTCTCTTGGGAAAAGTGTTTTCACTTGCTAATGACCTTAGTACTGGTGCTATCATTTTCCTAGACGAG GTTGATTCATTTGCAATTTCTCGTGACAGTGAAATACATGAAGCCACTCGAAGAGTATTATCAGTATTATTGCGTCAG ATCGATGGGTTCGAGCAGGACAGGAAAGTGATTGTGATTGCTGCGACTAATAGAAAGCAAGACCTTGATCCTGCTTTAATCAG TCGGTTTGACATGATGATCACATTTGGGTTACCTGATGAGCGCAACCGCGAGGAAATAGCGGCTCAGTATGCAAAGCAGCTAACACAACCCGAATTAAAGGAGTTTGCAAGAAACACAGAAGG AATGTCTGGAAGGGACATAAGGGATATTTGTCAGCAAGCGGAGCGATCGTGGGCATCAAAG ATAATTCGAGGGAAAGTATCAAAAACTGGAGAACATGGAATACTTCCACCCCTTGAAGAATATATCGAGTGTGCCATGAACAGGCGCAAAGCTTTGCAAACTATTGATGACCATGAAATCAAGGACCCCAACCGCACGAAGAAAACTCAATTAGCTTGA
- the LOC101202890 gene encoding ATPase family AAA domain-containing protein 1-B isoform X1: protein MSVLNRISRTARAWRILASFKLKESSSASQSFYLRHFGHQPEHFKPGSLSNGREPCFLYPAIVAGMVGVGAMEIAYAEAEESTSTPPPPRDLSTHADMEDIAKKERLRITEQLKRNKGTKYGACPRFTVGVKGQKVSIKFQVPPSCEVSHLIANLVSNLGLKVEETAGGSDMLLRAWDSPVAWQLTLSRPKSQKEAGENKGNSIEMDADDGDLTVLIFHSLITSDKTEIEFIKQGSLSTKELDSLVSVLQLAGGRLGESRSFERKSKEESTQMPSSEKSISSLEAMGVKVYGLDGPHLNSTKNEISWDNIAGYDQQKREIEDSILMTLHNPELFDDIAHGTRRKFESNKPRAVLFEGPPGTGKTSSARVIANQAGVPLVYVPLEVIMSKYYGESERLLGKVFSLANDLSTGAIIFLDEVDSFAISRDSEIHEATRRVLSVLLRQIDGFEQDRKVIVIAATNRKQDLDPALISRFDMMITFGLPDERNREEIAAQYAKQLTQPELKEFARNTEGMSGRDIRDICQQAERSWASKIIRGKVSKTGEHGILPPLEEYIECAMNRRKALQTIDDHEIKDPNRTKKTQLA from the exons ATGTCGGTTTTGAATCGGATTTCGAGGACCGCCCGAGCTTGGCGAATACTTGCGTCATTCAAACTCAAGGAATCTTCGAGCGCATCCCAGAGTTTCTATCTGA GACACTTTGGGCACCAACCAGAGCATTTTAAACCAGGATCGCTGTCTAATGGACGTGAACCTTGCTTTCTCTATCCAGCTATCGTTGCCGGTATGGTTGGAGTTGGGGCAATGGAAATAGCATATGCAGAAGCTGAAGAG TCTACTTCCACTCCACCGCCACCAAGGGACCTCTCTACCCATGCTGATATGGAGGACATTGCTAAGAAAGAAAGACTGAGAATAACTGAAcagttaaaaagaaacaaaggaaCGAAGTATGGTGCATGTCCGCGATTTACTGTTGGAGTGAAGGGGCAAAAG GTCAGTATCAAGTTTCAAGTTCCGCCCAGTTGTGAAGTTTCACATCTTATTGCAAATCTTGTATCAAATCTTGGactaaaagttgaagaaactGCTGGTGGTTCAGATATGTTATTGCGTGCATGGGACAG TCCAGTTGCTTGGCAACTAACTCTTAGCCGACCAAAAAGTCAGAAAGAAGCTGGAGAAAACAAGGGAAACTCAATAGAAATGGACGCTGACGATGGAGATCTAACTGTCCTAATATTTCATTCACTCATTACCTCAGATAAAACT GAAATTGAATTCATAAAGCAGGGAAGCTTGAGCACCAAAGAGCTTGATTCTTTGGTTTCTGTTTTACAATTAGCCGGTGGAAGGTTGGGAGAAAGTAGATCGTTTGAGAGAAAATCGAAGGAAGAGTCTACACAAATGCCATCTTCTGAAAAATCTATATCTAGTCTTGAAGCAATGGGTGTGAAAGTTTATGGACTTGACGGGCCTCATTTAAATTCCACTAAAAATGAGATATCCTGGGATAATATTGCTGGTTATGATCAACAAAAACG TGAAATAGAAGACTCCATACTGATGACTCTACATAATCCAGAATTATTTGATGATATAGCTCATGGGACTCGGCgcaaatttgaatcaaataaaccTCGGGCTGTTCTCTTTGAAGGGCCTCCAG GTACAGGCAAAACATCTTCTGCTCGTGTAATTGCAAATCAAGCT GGCGTCCCGTTGGTGTATGTACCACTTGAGGTTATCATGTCAAAGTACTATGGCGAAAGTGAACGTCTCTTGGGAAAAGTGTTTTCACTTGCTAATGACCTTAGTACTGGTGCTATCATTTTCCTAGACGAG GTTGATTCATTTGCAATTTCTCGTGACAGTGAAATACATGAAGCCACTCGAAGAGTATTATCAGTATTATTGCGTCAG ATCGATGGGTTCGAGCAGGACAGGAAAGTGATTGTGATTGCTGCGACTAATAGAAAGCAAGACCTTGATCCTGCTTTAATCAG TCGGTTTGACATGATGATCACATTTGGGTTACCTGATGAGCGCAACCGCGAGGAAATAGCGGCTCAGTATGCAAAGCAGCTAACACAACCCGAATTAAAGGAGTTTGCAAGAAACACAGAAGG AATGTCTGGAAGGGACATAAGGGATATTTGTCAGCAAGCGGAGCGATCGTGGGCATCAAAG ATAATTCGAGGGAAAGTATCAAAAACTGGAGAACATGGAATACTTCCACCCCTTGAAGAATATATCGAGTGTGCCATGAACAGGCGCAAAGCTTTGCAAACTATTGATGACCATGAAATCAAGGACCCCAACCGCACGAAGAAAACTCAATTAGCTTGA
- the LOC101203369 gene encoding uncharacterized protein LOC101203369, with product MEIPSPSPSTATFPTSPEFEFWMVRNPSFPQTNLLSADELFVDGVLLPLHLLPNHSPSPSTDPNQKPHLEPPPSEPDPSDGPKLTPNSTDSGSSSKRWSIFKKSEKKNTSGNQEDRDKEKKKEKKTTNGSTSAELNINIWPFSRSRSAGNAFTRPKLFPGAQPGSRKVNSAPCSRSNSAGESKSRKWPSSPSRGGVHLGRSSPVWQVRRGGSVPKTPETFSRNADKPARKEPSEVHRSKAATAAASSSASRVRVLNLNVPMCIGYRNHLSCRSDETSALGVIGSGGGGSSSNSGGSHGYDNNGDGSAVSNPGNSSSTANLFSIRSLFTKKVH from the coding sequence ATGGAGATtccctccccctccccctccaCCGCCACTTTCCCCACCTCCCCTGAGTTCGAGTTCTGGATGGTCCGAAACCCCTCTTTCCCTCAGACCAATCTTCTCTCTGCCGACGAGCTCTTCGTCGATGGCGTTCTTCTTCCCCTTCACCTTCTACCAAACCACTCCCCATCTCCCTCCACCGACCCTAACCAGAAACCCCACCTGGAGCCTCCTCCTTCAGAACCCGATCCCAGCGACGGCCCCAAATTGACGCCCAATTCCACCGATTCGGGCTCTTCCTCCAAGCGGTGGAGCATTTTCAAGAAGAGTGAGAAGAAGAACACCTCTGGTAATCAGGAGGATCGTGacaaggagaagaagaaagagaagaagactACCAATGGGTCTACATCCGCCGAGTTGAATATCAATATTTGGCCCTTTTCGCGTAGTAGATCCGCTGGGAATGCTTTCACTAGGCCTAAATTGTTCCCCGGCGCCCAACCTGGATCCCGGAAGGTCAACAGTGCGCCATGTTCCCGCAGCAACTCCGCCGGAGAATCCAAGTCCAGGAAGTGGCCGAGCAGCCCGAGTCGTGGCGGCGTTCATCTGGGCCGGAGTAGTCCAGTATGGCAGGTTCGCCGCGGTGGATCCGTTCCCAAAACACCCGAAACTTTCTCCCGCAATGCCGACAAACCCGCCCGGAAGGAACCATCGGAGGTGCACCGGAGCAAAGCCGCCACAGCCGCCGCCTCCTCCTCTGCCTCAAGAGTTagagttttgaatttgaatgtcCCCATGTGTATTGGGTACAGGAACCATTTGAGCTGTAGAAGCGATGAGACCAGTGCACTTGGGGTTATTGGCAGCGGTGGCGGTGGAAGCAGCAGTAACAGCGGCGGCAGCCATGGTTACGACAACAATGGAGACGGCAGCGCTGTCAGCAATCCTGGAAATTCAAGTAGTACTGCGAATCTCTTTAGCATAAGAAGCCTTTTCACTAAGAAAGTGCATTAA